The DNA sequence GCTGGAACGGGCAGGACCGCATTAAGAGCGGCAGCGGCCTTTATCGCCCAGTGGGGGTCAGAGAGCAAGGCACGACCTACAGCAACCAAATCACAGTAGCCTTCCCGCAGGGCGAACTCCGCGAAATCTGGTGACTTGAGCAGTCCCACTCCAATAACTGGCAAGGGTACTGCTTTTTTTACAGCTTGTGCGAAGGGCAGTTGATAACCCGGCCACACTTCAGGCTGTGCAGGCAAATTGCCACCACTGCTAATATGTAGCAAGCTGATGCCTGCCTGGTACAAATCGTGACATACCTCGCCGAGTTCGCCTAGAGAATAGCCAAGGTCACTGTATTCACTCCCCGATAGCCGCACCGCCAAAACTACCTCTGGGGGGATAGAAGCACGGCAGGCGGCCACTACTTCTAACAAGAAGCGCCTGCGATTTTCGGCACTTCCTCCATACTGGTCATCCCTTAAATTAGATAGCGGCGACAAAAATTCGTGTATCAAGTAGCCATGTGCACCATGAATCTCAAGCACTTTGAAGCCCGCGTCGACAGCTCGCCGAGCCGCCTCGGCGAAAGCATGCACTATGTCCTTGATTTCCTCTGTAGACAGCTCCTCTGGCAGGCCCATCTCCGCAGAAAAGGCTAGACGTGTTGGCGCGACTCGACGTTGTACTCCTTTGCCCGCCTTGCGGCCAGCATGCGCCAATTGAATACCGGGCACCGCACCGTGCTCACTTACGGCCTGCGCCAGCCTTGTTAAGCCTGCCACCTGGTCGTCTGCCCACAGGCCAAGATCCGCGAGCGAAATACGTCCGTCCGCCAAAATGGCCGTCGCTTCGACAATTACGAGTCCCACACCACCTAGGGAGCGAGCTCCATAATGGGCTAAGTGGTAGGCTTTGACCTGCCCACATTCGTCAGACGCATACTGACACATGGGCGGCATCACCACCCGGTTGCGCAATGAGACGCCTTGAATAGCTAGGGGGCTAAACAAGAGAGAAGTGTTCATTTGACGCCCACCCTTCCTATCAAAATAGATATGCGGAATAATTCAACAAGCAAGCGGTAAATCCTGCAAGCCACAAGAGCCCTGTTAGTGCAAAAGGGCCGGCACCGCGACGCGCGGCACCGACCCTAGCACTTTCTTGCGTGCAGATGATAGTTTCTAGAAAAATAGCCTGATAATATAGGGGTTAATGACATTGATTAGCCACGCGCCGACAGGCGGGACGATGAAAATCGCTAATGGTAACGCACCATGGTTCTCTTTAATGCACTGCAAAGTAGCCATAGTAGATGCAGGATTCCCTAAGCTAAAGCCCGGCAGACCAGCAGCCACATAGGTCGCCAAAGTATTTCTCCCCATAATCCTGCCAACGCCATATACCGCTACGACCACGAGAAGGATCGAGTTGAACAATACCAGCAGTACACCTGTAAGTGTGATGTCGTGCAGCCCTTGCCAGGGGAGGGTGGCGAAAACAAAGGTCAAAAATAGCGACAAGCTGACATTGCCAAGCAAATTTACAGGAGGCAGGCTGACTTCCATCCACTTTGTTCTATCGAGAATCATCCGTAGTGCTAGACCCGCCACGAAAGCGCCGCCCACTGGTGAGAACCATTGCCCGAGCCCATGCTGGCTGGGCAGAAACCCTATCGCCATGGCCAGTGCAAAAATGAAGAGATAGCGTAGTAGATCGAGCGGTGTGAAAGCAGGTGCCGGCGGTTTCAGTGTCCCGGACAAATCGACCTTGCTCTTTAAAGCGACAAACACCTGGCCTCCGAGGAGAGTACCTACTAAAACGGCCAGCAGCGAAACCGCGTTAAGCTCAGGCAGTAAGTTTGCCGTACCACCTAGCTGCTGAAAGAGTGGGGCTAGGGTAGCATCGCCCATAAAGACGAGGGATCCATGCAGCAGTGTTTCTGCGGCAGACAAACCAAGAATGCCTCCGACAAGCAAAGCCAGTATGTTTTGCGCCACAGCAATTCCAACCACAAGCAGCAAGAAGCAGACTTGCTGCCTCACACCCTGCGCTAACAGGGCGCGATTAATGCGCAGCCCAATTGAGGCAAAGAACGCGGTGGAGAAAATGACGACTAAGGATGAATCTAAAGTTATGTCCAGTATAGGCCTAGTTAAGGCCATGGCGAGGTAGAGAGCTACTCCCCCCAAAAACGGCGCAGGCACATAATTGTTTTTAAGCAGGGGAATGTGCCGCTGCAGGGCATAGCCAATCAAGAGAAAGGCGAGTACCGCCGCGACGCTTTGTGCAGCGTTTAGAGTAAATTGCATAACTGTCTACTCCCCTACTGCTGTCAGTTTAGCCGCTAGCGTGGAATCTTTTTGCATCTGCTCTGCCACAAATGCAGCAACTTCACCGGTGATATTTACACAGTGAGCTTTGCGCTCCGGCGAAGTAAAGACATAACCCTTGACTAGCACGCGACAACAAGTAGAGCCATAAACTTCCTTAACGTGGTCGTGCAATTTCGCGGCCTCGCGGAACATCCCCTCTGGCATCGGTTCACCATGTTTGCGCCCATAGGCCATGCCGAGCGCCATCGCGCCACCGCTGACAGCACCACATAGACAGCCTGACTTGCCAAGACCTATGGGGAATGCCGACGAGAGCTTAGTTATCTCGGCTGGAAAAGGCCAACCCAGTGCCTCGTTGATGGTATGGACCACAGCCTCTGAACAAAAGAATTCTCCCCGGGAAAAATACCCCTCTGCCTTGGCGCGAATGCTCTGCACTACGTCCTGACTATTCACCAAAAAATCCCCTTTCATTTTGAGGCGCCCGGCCTCTTCTCTGGAAGCACTAGAATTATACTGAAGGGCAACGTATATTAGCAATGTTTATTGAGAACATAAGAAATAATATGAGATGTGCTTAACATTCTGTCATAGAGGCAAAAAAAGAAGGCCCTGCAAGGCCCGTCCGCAAAAATACGCTTTCCGCGCGGTATGTTAGTGAAATAGTCCCCCTTACCCCAGGCTAACTCTACTCGGGGAGCCCAAATGAACTAAGTGCTACAGTTAAAGCCTCTTTGCTGCTGTTATGTGTCTTAATAAGAGGAATATTCTTCTTGCGCGCCGTCTTAACGGCGACCGTGACCATGGAGTGTGAAACTGTAGAGGTAAAGACCACTATGGCCCCCGGACAGCCAATACACTTCTCTAAGTTCGCAGTCATATGGGTAAATACTTTGACATCATGACCTAGAGAGCGCCCTAGGCTGCGGTAGTGCTCATGCATGCGAGAGTGACCCCCGATAAGGACAATGGACATTGCCGCTACCTCCAATGATATTGATTCTTAATATCATTAAAGTTATCACACATTTTACTCCTTGACAAGTACCCTGCTGGCTGAGACTAGAGCGATATTTCGTGGGCCAGGCAGGAGAAGATTGCCCTTTCCTAGAATAGAACTTGGTTGTATACATGCAAACTACATAGATAGAATTTGCGCATGATAAGGGAGGGCATTGTGTCAATTTTTACACTGATGTCTAGTCGCAGAAGCATCCGTAAGTTTCTCGCCACACCCGTTTCCGCAGAGGTTATCGAGAGTCTCATCACGGCGGCGAGCCTTGCTCCTTCGGGCAAGAACAGGCAACCATGGCACTTTACAGTGCTGCAAGGTGACAACAAGGAACAGCTCGTTGATCTCTTAGAGTCTGGAGTACAGGCTCTAAAGGAACGTGGGCAGGCCACAGGGAGTGCTGAATTTACCGCAAAAGTTATGCGCCAAGCCCCGGTATGCATTGTCGTTCATAATCCTCACTTCTCCCCTGACGAGGACCATAACGGAGTGAATCGCTATCGCTCGCTTGTCGACACGCAAAGCATAGGTGCCGCCATCCAAAACATGCTCCTCAGGGCAGAAGAATTAGGGCTTGGGACGCTGTGGATTTGCGATGTGTTCTATGCGGAGACGGCCATAAATGTGTTTCTGGGGCGTAGCGACGAGTTAGTAGCGGCCATTGCGCTCGGCTACCCAGATGAGGCGCCGTCCGCGCGCCCGCGAAAGACCTTAGACCAAGTAACGACATGGTTTGCGTAGGAGAGTTAAAATTCAAGCAGTAGGCTCCGTCCCTACTGCTTTTGGGGGGTTTTCCAGTGGCAGTTACAGCAGTAGTCGGCGCCCAGTGGGGCGACGAAGGAAAAGGCAAAATCGTTGATCTGTTGGCACAAGAGGCAGATGTAGTCGTGCGCTACCAAGGGGGGGCCAATGCGGGGCACACGGTAGTGAACGAAAAGGGCAAATTTGCCTTACACTTAATTCCGTGCGGCATATTTAACCCTAGTACAGTCAACATCATCGGCACCGGCACGGTCGTAGACGTGGAGGAGCTCATCAAAGAGATGGACATGCTAGAGCAAAGCGGCATCGACACTACGAACCTCCTCATAAGCGAACGCGCCCATATGTCTTTGCCCATTTATCCTCTCTTTGAGAGCCTTTTAGAGACGGCGCGCGGTGTTCGTAAGCATGGTTCGACCCTGCGCGGCATTTCTCCGGCCTACGCCGCCAAGGCCTTGCGCGTGGGGCTGCAAATGGGCGAGTACAAAAACACCGCTCAACTCGCCGCTTCCCTGCGAGAAATTCTTAGCTTTGGCAATCAAGTGCTGGTCAATAATTTCGGCGCTGAGCCAATTGACGTACCAAAAACGATTGACCGCTTAGTAAGCCACGCCGCGAGACTAGCGCCACATATCGGCGACACTTTGGCCCTATTGCAAAAGAGTATGCGCCACAACAAGCGCATACTCTTAGAGGGACAACTAGGTACTATGCGTGACTTAGATTGGGGCATCTACCCCTATGTCACCTCATCAAATCCCCTGCCAGGTGGCGCCGCGGCAGGTGCGGGCATACCGCCCCATAAAATAAACCATGTCCTCGGCGTAGTAAAAGCTTTCTCAACTTGCGTTGGCGCCGGCCCCTTCCCTACCGAGCTGCATGATGAAACCGGTAAGTACTTGCGCGAAATTGGGCAGGAATTCGGTGCAACCACCGGACGCCCTCGCCGCTGCGGCTGGCTAGACGCTGTCGCCTTGAGGTACGCCGCCATGTTAAATGGCTTCACGGAAATTGCTATCACGAAGCTAGACACTTTGGATGGCTTAGAAGCTCTCAAAATTTGTACAGGATACTTGCTAGATGGGGAGCCCATAGACTACATGCCTCTGGCGTCAGAGCTGTACAGAGTGACACCGCTCTATACAGAGGTGCCTGGCTGGAAAAAACCCACCGCCAAGGCCAGAAGCTTTGCGGAAATGCCCAGTGAGGCGCAAAACTACGTCACACTCATCGAGGGCTACCTAGAGGCAAAAGCTACCCTCATCTCTGTGGGGCCGGAGCGGGCTGCCACCTTCACCAAGTAAAAAGTCAAACACTGAGCGTCTTCTCCATAATGTAACTCTGATATGTCTTACCCTCCCAGCGCGCTGTATCCACAATGATATAGTTCTCGCTCTCGTAAAACCGCACCAAATGTATCGCTGGCACCGCCGTATCCAACTGGATACGGCGGATGCCTATTTCTTTCGCCCTTTTTTCCGCTAGTCGCAGCAGCACACGCCCCAAGCCATGACCTTGCCAGGCGGGTAGCACTGCCAACTGACCAAGGTAGAGAACTCTTTCCCCATCGTCATCTACCGTGTCCTCTAAAGAGACAGTGCCGACCAGCTCGTCGGCCAAGTATGCCAAATGCACTTCTTTGCCCTGCATGCGCTCCTGCGTCAACGCCTCATCCTGGTAGGTCCCCGTGAAATTAAGTCCCATCATAGCTAAACCCTGATAGGCTGTGTTCACCAAGCGACGGAGTTCTGCGACATGTGAATTGTCAGCTAAGACCAAGCGCAGCAATGTAAAATCCAAGTTTCTGACCCCCGTCCTTGCTCCTACTCGCCCGACACGGCGTCACTCTGCTTTTGTACTTTCGCCCAAGCATCTTTAAGGCCGACTATTCGGTTAAAAACTAAACTGCCGTCTGTCTCCTGCTCTGTGGCTATGACGAAGTATCCCTGACGCAAGAACTGCACTCTCTCGCCCGGGCTTAGCTGCCCCGCAAAGGGCTCGACACGGGCATGGGTCAGCGTGACTAGGGAGTGCGGATTAATATTGGTGGTAAAGTCCGCGCCCTCGGCCACATCCTCTGGGTTTTCACACAAGAAGAGGGTGTCGTAGAGCTTGACAGTAGCGCCTAGGGCGTGACTTGCCGAAACCCAGTGCGAAGTGCCCTTTACTTTGCGTCCAGAAGAAACTCCCCCGCTCTTGGTGTCCCTGTCGTAGGTGCAAATTAACTCCACTACCTCCCCCGTCACGGGGTCTTTAACAACATCTTCGCACTTGATTATGTAGGCCCCTTTTAGCCTAATCTCCCCACCGGGAGAAAGGCGGTGAAACTTCTTAGGTGGATTCTCCATAAAATCTTCTTGTTCAATGTAGATTTCGCGTGAAAAGGGAACTTGGCGCACCCCACTCGCCGGGTTTTCGGGGTTATTTTCGAGCGTCAGCCACTCCACTTGACCAGCGGGATAGTTAGCGAGAGTTATCTTAAGTGGTCGCAGCACCGCCATTATTCTTGTCGCCGTGGCGTTCTGCTCCTCGCGAATACAGTGCTCAAGCAGAGCTAGATCGGCGACCATGTTTTTGCGCCCCACTCCACATTTTTCTGCGAAGACACGCAGGGCAGAGGGAGTGTAGCCGCGACGCCGCAAGCCGGCGATAGTAGGCATGCGCGGATCATCCCAGCCTGCGACAAAGCCCTCTTCAACCAGTTTGCGCAACTTGCGTTTACTCATAATGGTGTGACTTACGCCCACGCGACCAAATTCGATCTGCTTGGGGCGACCTGGCAGCCGCGGCACATAGTCAATATTGTCGATCACCCAGTCGTACAAAGGCCGATGGTCGGCGTATTCTAACGTGCAGATGGAGTGGGTGATGTCTTCTAGGGCATCGCCAATGGGATGGGAGTAATCGTACATAGGATAAATACACCATGCGGTACCAGTGCGATGATGGTAGGCATGGCGAATGCGGTAGATCACCGGGTCGCGCATATTAATGTTGGGGCTGGCCATATCAATTTTAGCGCGCAACACCTTAGCACCGTCTGGGTACTCCCCATTCTTCATACGTGCGAAAAGATCGAGGCTCTCGGCGATGGGGCGATCGCGGTACGGACTAGGACGTCCGGGCTCGGTAAGAGTACCCCTAAAGTTACGAATCTCTTCTGCCGTAAGGTCGTCGACATAGGCTAAATCTTTCTTGATCAAGCCAACGGCGAAATCATACTTCTCCTGAAAGTAATCCGACGCAAAAAACAGCCTGTCCTCCCAATCTGCGCCTAGCCACTTCATGTCGTCCATGATGGCATCGACAAATTCCTGCTCCTCTTTAAGCGGATTAGTATCGTCGAAGCGTAGGTTAAACTTGCCACCATTCGCAACTGCCAAGCCGTAGTCTAGGCAAATGGCAATGGCATGACCAATGTGAAGCCAGCCATTAGGCTCTGGTGGGAAGCGTGTGTGCACCCTGCCACCGTTTTGGCCTTCTGCCAAATCCGCCGCGATTATATCCTGGATGAAATTACTTGGCAACTTATTCTCAGCAAACTCCATACTGGGGCCTCCTCTGTTTCTCCTGCAAAGCTCTTTTATAGCCACGCAGCAAAGCTATTAACGGAATAATACCACAAGAGTGGGGCAAATGTTAGGCCTGCACGATACTACAGGAAGGTCGCGCCGCGACCACGCGTGCCACGTGAACACCACTAGCTGCGGCTTGGGACAAACCCCTAGTCACACCAGCCCCGTCACCAATAGCAAAGAGTCGTGGCACAGGGGTTTCTAATTCTGAAGTTAGTTTGAGACGAGAACTGTAGAACTTCACTTCGACACCGTAGAGCAAGGTATCATCATTGGCTATGCCTGGGGCAATCCCGTTTAAGGCGTAAATCATTTCGACAATATTGTCTAGGTGTCGTTTAGGCAAGACCAAGCTGAGGTCTCCTGGCGTCGCTTCTAAGGTGGGTCGGGTAAAACTTTGCCCGAGGCGATGCGCATTGGTCCTTCTACCTTTAATGAGGTCGCCAAATCTCTGCACGAGTACGCCACCCCCTAGGAGGTTCGAGAATGAGGCAATGCGCTTACCATATTGGTGGGGCTCGTTAAAGGGTTGCGTAAAACGGTTGCTGACCAGCAGGGCAAAGTTAGTGTTCTTGCTGTGTCGCTCCTTATCTCTATAGCTGTGACCATTGACAGTAATGATGCCATCGGTATTTTCCGTCACCACATAGCCGTGGGGATTCATGCAAAAGGTGCGTACGAGGTCGCCGTACTGCTTAGTGCGGTAGACGAGCTTCGCCTCATACACTTCATCGGTGATGTGTTGCATGACCTCAAAGGGTATTTCGACGCGCACCCCGACGTCCACCTGATTATTGTAGAGATCAAGCCCTAGCGTCTTGCACTCTTTGGCAAACCACTCGGCCCCAGCACGCCCTGGCGCGGCAATGACAAACTCAGCCTTGATTTCTCTCGGGCAGGCCTTGTCTTGCGAGCGAATTGTAATAGCATGTTCTTTTTCCCGCGGCTCAATTTTCTCGACGGTAGCGTTAAAAAACATCGCAACGCGGGACTGCAGCACTGTATAGAGTTCCTTCAAGATGCGCAGATTGTTCTCTGTGCCAAGGTGACGCACTTTGGCGCCCAACAAGTGCAGGTCGCGCGAGAGGGCGAGCTTCTTAAGGCCGCTACTTTCTGATGAATAGGTCTCTTGCGGAGCGCCAAAGCTTAAGTTAATGTCATCAATATAATGGATTAACTTCATGACCTCTTGTGGGGGTAAGTAGTCTTGTAGCCAACCGCCATACTCGGTAGTAAAGTTATACTTACCGTCTGAATATGCTCCGGCCCCACCAAAGCCTCTCATAATACCGCAAGGAATGCAGTGCGGACATTGAGTTGTGCGAAGTTCAACTAGTGGACAGACGCGCCGATAGATGTCTTGCCCTGCTTCGACCATGACAATTTTTAGTTCTGGCCTTAGTTTACTTAGCTCTAGTGCGGCAAAAATCCCTGCCGGCCCTGCGCCAATGATGGCCACGTCGTAATTTTGCATGTCTCGCCCTCCTTGATCACTTGAGATAGTTACAATATCCTTTCCCATTATGACTCATTGCAGACTTGGTAACAATACTTAGGCGTCCCCTCGGCAGGAAGCAACTGCACCGACGAAGAAAGTAGTAAGCAGGCAAACAAAGGGGGTTTACGAATGCAGTACAGGCCTTTTGGCAAACTAGGCTTCAAAGTATCTACCTTAGGATTGGGGTGCATGCGCTTGCCGCTTGCACAGCAGGCGGAAAATGCTCACGGCAATGTTCTGGCCGAGAGCATAGTGGACGAAGCGCAATCGATTGACCTCATTAGGGCGGCTGTAGATGTAGGCGTTAATTACATAGATACCGCCTATGACTACCACAAAGGTAAGAGCGAACTTATCGTGGGGCAAGCGCTCAGTGGCTCTTCCGACTACCGCAAGAAAGTTAAACTAGCCACCAAGCTCCCTCCCTGGCACATCAAGGAAGCCAAAGATTTTAATCGTTTACTCGATGAGCAGCTAAAGAGACTTAACACTAACTACATTGACTTCTACCTCTTGCACGCTTTACGCAAAGAGTACTGGGAAAAGATGAAGGGACTTGGCGTGCTCGATTTCCTCCAGACGGCCATGTCTGACGGTCGCATCAGATACCCTGCTTTTTCTATTCACGACTCCTTTGCCGTATTCAAAGAGATAGTTGACTCTTACGACTGGGCTATGTGCCAGATTCAGCTCAACTACATGAACGAGGATTACCAAGCGGGCCTTGCGGGCTTTCAGTATGCGGCGCACCGTGACATCCCCATAGTGATTATGGAGCCGCTCTTAGGCGGCAAACTCGCCAAGCAACCACCTGCCGAAATTCAGGCCGTCTGGAACAAAGCACAGAAGAAAAAATCACCGGTGGAGTGGGCACTGCGGTGGGTTTGTAACTTCCCTGAAACGACTGTGGTATTAAGCGGCATGAGCTCTACTGCCCAATTAAGCGAAAATGCACACGTCATAAAAAAAGCTCTACCTAACAGCCTAACAGTGGATGAACTTGCGCTAGTAGACCAAGTAAAGCAACTCTACCGTGCGCGCACCGCGACCGCCTGCACCGAATGCCATTACTGCCTACCCTGTCCAGAGAAAGTGAACATCCCTGGCGTCTTTAGTCTCTACAACGATCTGTGCACCTACGGCACGACAGACGGCGGCTTCACCACCTACAAGAGCTTACTGAACGCGAAGACCGATGCTTCACGCTGTGTGGAGTGCGGCAAGTGCGAACCGCTCTGTCCGCAGGGGATACCCATCATAGATTCACTCAAAATCGCCCACCATAAATTGCTCGACCAGTAAGCGCACGCCTTCGTCTTACCCTTCAAAGCGTAAGGCGCGCATGGCGTTGGCGATGGCCAAGAGGGTCACACCAACATCAGCGAAGACCGCACCCCAGATTGTGGTCAAGCCAAGTGCGCCGAGCAACATAAAGGCGAGTTTTACCCCGAGAGAAAGCGCCACATTCTGCCGCACTATGGCCGTAGTATAGCGGCTCAGTCTTATGGCTGTAGCTACTTTACTAGGTGCGTCTTGCATGATGACCACATCGGCGGCCTCAATAGCGGCATCACTACCTAGGCCCCCCATCGCCACGCCGATATCTGCGCGCGCGATGACGGGGGCATCATTTATGCCATCACCGACAAAAACGAGTTTTTGCTTTCCCTTCCACAAGGCTTGCTGCATAGCCTCCACCGCAGACACTTTTTGGTGTGGCAGCAGCTCCGCTTGGTAACTATCTAGCCCGAGCTGCTTCGCAACCTGCATAGCGGGTTGCTTGTAATCTCCAGTGAGCATAGAGATGTGGCGAACCCCAAGCTCGCGCAAGTCA is a window from the Bacillota bacterium genome containing:
- a CDS encoding NADPH dehydrogenase; this encodes MNTSLLFSPLAIQGVSLRNRVVMPPMCQYASDECGQVKAYHLAHYGARSLGGVGLVIVEATAILADGRISLADLGLWADDQVAGLTRLAQAVSEHGAVPGIQLAHAGRKAGKGVQRRVAPTRLAFSAEMGLPEELSTEEIKDIVHAFAEAARRAVDAGFKVLEIHGAHGYLIHEFLSPLSNLRDDQYGGSAENRRRFLLEVVAACRASIPPEVVLAVRLSGSEYSDLGYSLGELGEVCHDLYQAGISLLHISSGGNLPAQPEVWPGYQLPFAQAVKKAVPLPVIGVGLLKSPDFAEFALREGYCDLVAVGRALLSDPHWAIKAAAALNAVLPVPAHMARGLQR
- a CDS encoding C_GCAxxG_C_C family protein — protein: MKGDFLVNSQDVVQSIRAKAEGYFSRGEFFCSEAVVHTINEALGWPFPAEITKLSSAFPIGLGKSGCLCGAVSGGAMALGMAYGRKHGEPMPEGMFREAAKLHDHVKEVYGSTCCRVLVKGYVFTSPERKAHCVNITGEVAAFVAEQMQKDSTLAAKLTAVGE
- a CDS encoding DUF2325 domain-containing protein; protein product: MSIVLIGGHSRMHEHYRSLGRSLGHDVKVFTHMTANLEKCIGCPGAIVVFTSTVSHSMVTVAVKTARKKNIPLIKTHNSSKEALTVALSSFGLPE
- a CDS encoding nitroreductase family protein — encoded protein: MSSRRSIRKFLATPVSAEVIESLITAASLAPSGKNRQPWHFTVLQGDNKEQLVDLLESGVQALKERGQATGSAEFTAKVMRQAPVCIVVHNPHFSPDEDHNGVNRYRSLVDTQSIGAAIQNMLLRAEELGLGTLWICDVFYAETAINVFLGRSDELVAAIALGYPDEAPSARPRKTLDQVTTWFA
- a CDS encoding adenylosuccinate synthase; this encodes MAVTAVVGAQWGDEGKGKIVDLLAQEADVVVRYQGGANAGHTVVNEKGKFALHLIPCGIFNPSTVNIIGTGTVVDVEELIKEMDMLEQSGIDTTNLLISERAHMSLPIYPLFESLLETARGVRKHGSTLRGISPAYAAKALRVGLQMGEYKNTAQLAASLREILSFGNQVLVNNFGAEPIDVPKTIDRLVSHAARLAPHIGDTLALLQKSMRHNKRILLEGQLGTMRDLDWGIYPYVTSSNPLPGGAAAGAGIPPHKINHVLGVVKAFSTCVGAGPFPTELHDETGKYLREIGQEFGATTGRPRRCGWLDAVALRYAAMLNGFTEIAITKLDTLDGLEALKICTGYLLDGEPIDYMPLASELYRVTPLYTEVPGWKKPTAKARSFAEMPSEAQNYVTLIEGYLEAKATLISVGPERAATFTK
- a CDS encoding N-acetyltransferase encodes the protein MDFTLLRLVLADNSHVAELRRLVNTAYQGLAMMGLNFTGTYQDEALTQERMQGKEVHLAYLADELVGTVSLEDTVDDDGERVLYLGQLAVLPAWQGHGLGRVLLRLAEKRAKEIGIRRIQLDTAVPAIHLVRFYESENYIIVDTARWEGKTYQSYIMEKTLSV
- a CDS encoding glutamine--tRNA ligase/YqeY domain fusion protein, coding for MEFAENKLPSNFIQDIIAADLAEGQNGGRVHTRFPPEPNGWLHIGHAIAICLDYGLAVANGGKFNLRFDDTNPLKEEQEFVDAIMDDMKWLGADWEDRLFFASDYFQEKYDFAVGLIKKDLAYVDDLTAEEIRNFRGTLTEPGRPSPYRDRPIAESLDLFARMKNGEYPDGAKVLRAKIDMASPNINMRDPVIYRIRHAYHHRTGTAWCIYPMYDYSHPIGDALEDITHSICTLEYADHRPLYDWVIDNIDYVPRLPGRPKQIEFGRVGVSHTIMSKRKLRKLVEEGFVAGWDDPRMPTIAGLRRRGYTPSALRVFAEKCGVGRKNMVADLALLEHCIREEQNATATRIMAVLRPLKITLANYPAGQVEWLTLENNPENPASGVRQVPFSREIYIEQEDFMENPPKKFHRLSPGGEIRLKGAYIIKCEDVVKDPVTGEVVELICTYDRDTKSGGVSSGRKVKGTSHWVSASHALGATVKLYDTLFLCENPEDVAEGADFTTNINPHSLVTLTHARVEPFAGQLSPGERVQFLRQGYFVIATEQETDGSLVFNRIVGLKDAWAKVQKQSDAVSGE
- a CDS encoding NAD(P)/FAD-dependent oxidoreductase, yielding MQNYDVAIIGAGPAGIFAALELSKLRPELKIVMVEAGQDIYRRVCPLVELRTTQCPHCIPCGIMRGFGGAGAYSDGKYNFTTEYGGWLQDYLPPQEVMKLIHYIDDINLSFGAPQETYSSESSGLKKLALSRDLHLLGAKVRHLGTENNLRILKELYTVLQSRVAMFFNATVEKIEPREKEHAITIRSQDKACPREIKAEFVIAAPGRAGAEWFAKECKTLGLDLYNNQVDVGVRVEIPFEVMQHITDEVYEAKLVYRTKQYGDLVRTFCMNPHGYVVTENTDGIITVNGHSYRDKERHSKNTNFALLVSNRFTQPFNEPHQYGKRIASFSNLLGGGVLVQRFGDLIKGRRTNAHRLGQSFTRPTLEATPGDLSLVLPKRHLDNIVEMIYALNGIAPGIANDDTLLYGVEVKFYSSRLKLTSELETPVPRLFAIGDGAGVTRGLSQAAASGVHVARVVAARPSCSIVQA
- a CDS encoding aldo/keto reductase, whose amino-acid sequence is MQYRPFGKLGFKVSTLGLGCMRLPLAQQAENAHGNVLAESIVDEAQSIDLIRAAVDVGVNYIDTAYDYHKGKSELIVGQALSGSSDYRKKVKLATKLPPWHIKEAKDFNRLLDEQLKRLNTNYIDFYLLHALRKEYWEKMKGLGVLDFLQTAMSDGRIRYPAFSIHDSFAVFKEIVDSYDWAMCQIQLNYMNEDYQAGLAGFQYAAHRDIPIVIMEPLLGGKLAKQPPAEIQAVWNKAQKKKSPVEWALRWVCNFPETTVVLSGMSSTAQLSENAHVIKKALPNSLTVDELALVDQVKQLYRARTATACTECHYCLPCPEKVNIPGVFSLYNDLCTYGTTDGGFTTYKSLLNAKTDASRCVECGKCEPLCPQGIPIIDSLKIAHHKLLDQ